The nucleotide window CGGCGCCGGCCACGGCGAGCAGCACGACCATCAGCCAGAGCTGGTGCGCCAACCCCGCCGCGGCGATCGCCAGACCCCAGCCGACCACCGCGAGCACCAGGCCGAGCCCCTGCCGGCGGAGCCGGCCGATCCAGCCGGAGGTCAGCCCACCGATCATCGAGCCGATCGCGATGGCGCTGTAGAGCAGGCCGACCGAGCCACCGCCGCCGAAGCGTTCGTGCGCGATCTCCGGAAAGAGAGCCCGTGGCATGGCGAGGATCATCGCGATCAGGTCCACCCCGAAGGACAGCAGCAGGACCGGGGTGGTGGCCAGGTAGCGGAACCCGTCGACGACGCTGGCCAGACCGGCACGCCGGGCCTGACCGTCGGCGGTGGGCTCGGGCGGGAGCGAGGGCAGCCGCAGCGCGGCCCAGAGCATCGCTGTGAACAGCACCGCGTCCAGCCCGTACGCGATCGGGAGGACCACGGTGGTGTCCGGCGAGGCGGAGAGGATCAGGCCGGCGGCGAGCGGACCGGCGACCGAGGCGGCGGTGAAGGTCGTGTAGTTCAGGGTGGTGGCGGACGCCACCAGGTCTTCCGGCACCAGCCGGGGCAGCATGGCGCTGCGGGCCGGCGAGCTGATCGCGAAGGCCACCGACTGCAGCGCCATCAACGCCAACAGCAGCACCGGGCTGCCCACGTCCAGCAGTGCCTGGACCAACAGACCGAGGGTCGATGCCCAGAGCAACAATGAGCCACCGAGCAGCACCGCGCGCCGATCGCGGGCGTCGGCGACCGCGCCGCCCCAGAGCCCGAAGACCAGCAACGGTACGAAGGCAGCCACTCCCAGCAGGCCCACCCAGAACGAGTCCCGGGTCAGGGCGTACATCTCCACAGGTACCGCGACGGCGGTGAACTGGAAGCCGAACATCGCCACGGTGTTGCCGAGCCAGAGCCGGCGGTAAGCCGGAACCCGCAGCGGGCGCACGTCGATCGCCCAGCGGCGCGCTGCGCGCGGCCGGGTCTCCCGCACACCCGTCACGGCGCCAACCGCTCGACGGTCCAGCCACAGTCGTCGAGGCGAC belongs to Micromonospora ureilytica and includes:
- a CDS encoding MFS transporter; this translates as MTGVRETRPRAARRWAIDVRPLRVPAYRRLWLGNTVAMFGFQFTAVAVPVEMYALTRDSFWVGLLGVAAFVPLLVFGLWGGAVADARDRRAVLLGGSLLLWASTLGLLVQALLDVGSPVLLLALMALQSVAFAISSPARSAMLPRLVPEDLVASATTLNYTTFTAASVAGPLAAGLILSASPDTTVVLPIAYGLDAVLFTAMLWAALRLPSLPPEPTADGQARRAGLASVVDGFRYLATTPVLLLSFGVDLIAMILAMPRALFPEIAHERFGGGGSVGLLYSAIAIGSMIGGLTSGWIGRLRRQGLGLVLAVVGWGLAIAAAGLAHQLWLMVVLLAVAGAADLISAVLRQSMLLVYAPDRMRGRLQGVNTVVVAGGPRLGDLRAGTMAAGFGGGVAWVAGGLASAVLVVVLAVAFPALLRYRAATASSEDRT